A region of bacterium DNA encodes the following proteins:
- a CDS encoding MMPL family transporter: MRDRIEGFFESWGYFIIRFRWLAIAVVVGLTAFLASYLPSLTVDNSTESFLRPDDPSVVLYNDFRDQFARDDRILVAIVTPDVFKLEFLEKLRALHRDIENEIPYLQEVTSLLNARSTRGEHDALIVGDLVEVWPENRAEVLALRERVRANPLYRDVLISADETLTVISIKPFTYSTLGEEDALAGFDEPEFSETPAEPQYLSSAENRAIYDSLMEVAERHRSAEFPIHLGGALPMTENINEHMGQDVLLYVSLGLLAIFLLLMVLFRRVMGVVSPLIVVGLSLSSSLGFMVMLGIPGSSAVQMLPMFLLAVGVCDSVHILTIVYQELHSGSSKEDAIAFAMGHSGLAVLMTSVTTAAGMVSFVTAELAPVAHLGVIAPIGVMLALAYTLVLLPALLAIAPSRRTRKTTGRGTGEVLNLFLTRTGGVATRNPWRVLGFAAALMVLCFVGVAKLRFSHNSIEWFPPGDPLREAMLIIDGALDGTITLEVIIDSGKENGLHEPRTLKRIEYAMRYAQALERGEISVGKVTSIVDVVKETHQALNENRSEFYVVPEARDVIAQELLLFENSGTDDLVELVDTEFRTARVTVRVPWADAMLYPVFMNELEVEFKNILGGLSFEMTGLMALMSTIFRGLMISMARSYAFALAIIVPIMMLLLGSVRMGMLSMIPNLMPVVATIGLMGWLDMPLDASTIMIGAIIIGLAVDDTIHFMHKFQRYYAESGDASLAVQKTLSTTGAALLFTTLVLSAGFLIMSLSYLVNMTNFGILLAFATVVAFLADIIVAPSLMVLAARWKEA, translated from the coding sequence GTGCGGGATCGAATCGAGGGTTTCTTCGAATCCTGGGGCTATTTCATCATCCGATTCCGCTGGTTGGCGATCGCCGTGGTGGTCGGATTGACGGCGTTTCTCGCCTCGTATCTTCCCTCGCTGACGGTCGACAACTCCACGGAGAGTTTCCTGCGCCCGGATGATCCCTCCGTCGTCCTCTACAACGATTTCCGTGATCAGTTCGCGCGCGACGATCGTATTCTCGTGGCGATTGTCACCCCCGATGTCTTCAAACTCGAATTTCTCGAGAAACTCCGCGCACTGCATCGGGATATCGAAAACGAGATCCCCTACCTGCAGGAAGTTACGAGCCTGCTCAACGCACGCTCGACACGCGGAGAACACGACGCGCTGATCGTCGGCGATCTGGTCGAGGTGTGGCCGGAAAATCGGGCCGAGGTGCTCGCTCTGCGCGAACGGGTGCGCGCTAATCCCCTGTATCGCGACGTCCTGATCTCCGCAGATGAAACTCTCACGGTCATCTCGATCAAGCCGTTCACCTACTCGACCCTGGGAGAAGAGGACGCGCTCGCAGGTTTCGATGAACCCGAGTTCTCAGAAACTCCCGCCGAACCCCAGTACCTGAGTTCGGCGGAGAACCGAGCTATCTACGATTCGTTGATGGAAGTCGCGGAGCGTCATCGGAGCGCCGAGTTTCCGATCCATCTCGGCGGTGCCCTGCCCATGACCGAGAATATCAACGAGCATATGGGGCAGGACGTATTGCTCTACGTGAGCCTGGGGCTTCTTGCGATCTTCCTGCTTCTGATGGTCTTGTTCCGACGGGTCATGGGTGTCGTGAGCCCTCTGATCGTCGTGGGACTGTCGCTGAGTTCGTCCCTGGGTTTCATGGTGATGCTGGGAATTCCCGGTTCGAGCGCGGTGCAGATGCTGCCGATGTTCTTGCTCGCGGTCGGGGTCTGTGATTCGGTCCACATCCTGACCATCGTCTACCAGGAGTTGCATTCCGGGAGCAGCAAGGAAGACGCGATCGCCTTCGCAATGGGGCACTCCGGGCTCGCCGTCCTGATGACCAGTGTGACCACGGCGGCTGGGATGGTGTCCTTTGTTACTGCGGAACTGGCACCGGTCGCTCATCTGGGCGTTATTGCGCCGATCGGTGTAATGCTCGCTCTCGCCTACACATTGGTGCTGCTTCCCGCGCTGCTCGCGATCGCGCCGAGTCGGAGGACACGGAAGACGACCGGAAGGGGAACGGGAGAAGTCCTCAATCTCTTTCTGACCAGGACAGGTGGAGTGGCCACCCGCAACCCATGGAGAGTACTGGGCTTCGCTGCTGCACTCATGGTCTTGTGTTTCGTCGGAGTTGCGAAGCTGCGTTTTTCGCATAACTCGATCGAGTGGTTCCCTCCCGGGGATCCGCTGCGCGAGGCGATGCTGATCATCGACGGAGCCCTCGATGGCACCATTACACTCGAGGTCATCATCGATAGCGGCAAGGAGAACGGACTGCACGAACCCCGGACCCTGAAGCGGATCGAGTACGCCATGCGCTACGCGCAGGCGCTGGAACGCGGTGAAATCTCGGTTGGAAAAGTGACCTCAATCGTCGACGTGGTCAAGGAGACGCATCAAGCGCTCAACGAGAACCGATCGGAATTCTACGTGGTTCCCGAAGCGCGGGACGTGATCGCACAGGAACTCCTGCTATTTGAAAACAGCGGGACCGACGATCTCGTGGAGCTCGTGGACACCGAGTTTCGCACGGCCCGCGTAACAGTGCGAGTTCCCTGGGCCGACGCCATGCTCTACCCGGTATTCATGAACGAGCTCGAGGTGGAATTCAAGAACATCCTGGGCGGTCTGAGTTTCGAGATGACCGGGTTGATGGCCCTGATGTCGACGATTTTTCGCGGTTTGATGATCAGCATGGCGCGGTCTTATGCCTTTGCCCTGGCGATCATCGTTCCCATCATGATGTTGCTTCTGGGCAGTGTGCGCATGGGAATGCTGAGCATGATTCCCAATTTGATGCCCGTCGTTGCCACGATCGGCCTGATGGGCTGGCTCGACATGCCGCTGGATGCGTCCACGATCATGATCGGTGCGATCATCATCGGACTTGCCGTGGATGACACGATCCACTTCATGCACAAGTTTCAGCGCTACTACGCAGAAAGCGGAGATGCCTCGCTTGCGGTGCAGAAGACCCTTTCGACCACCGGCGCCGCTCTGCTCTTTACGACGCTGGTGCTGAGTGCAGGTTTTCTGATCATGTCCCTGTCGTACCTGGTGAACATGACGAACTTCGGGATTCTGCTGGCGTTTGCGACCGTAGTGGCCTTCCTGGCCGACATCATCGTGGCGCCTTCCCTGATGGTGCTCGCAGCGCGCTGGAAAGAAGCGTGA
- a CDS encoding SDR family NAD(P)-dependent oxidoreductase codes for MKQLRDRIAVITGGASGIGFATAQALGAEGMKIVLADVEAAALEEAEAELRGAGIETLAMITDVSDASAVEALAQKSFEHFGGVHVVFNNAGVIVTGSLWDNSLEELHWVLNVNLLGVIHGVRSFVPLMQKQGDEGHILSTASMAGLTSAPFLAIYNATKHAVVTLSEGLHKELDSLGSKLKVSVVCPGLIQTRIMDAGRNQPGDKGRDPEKSEATPGGALIEQFLKAGIDDGYPPSKVAEAIVEAIRTEKFYVIPSQPELVAGIEERMRDVVEQRNPGTAMLSQLQEEGD; via the coding sequence GTGAAGCAACTCCGCGACCGCATTGCAGTAATCACCGGCGGCGCCAGTGGAATCGGTTTCGCAACTGCGCAGGCTCTGGGAGCCGAAGGCATGAAGATCGTACTTGCCGATGTCGAAGCCGCGGCGCTGGAAGAGGCAGAAGCCGAACTCAGGGGTGCGGGGATCGAAACCCTGGCGATGATCACCGATGTCTCCGATGCCAGTGCGGTCGAAGCCCTGGCCCAGAAGTCATTCGAGCATTTTGGTGGCGTGCACGTCGTGTTCAATAACGCGGGCGTGATCGTGACCGGTTCGCTCTGGGACAACTCACTCGAAGAGCTGCACTGGGTGCTCAACGTGAATCTGCTCGGCGTAATCCACGGCGTTCGCAGCTTCGTTCCGTTGATGCAGAAACAGGGCGACGAAGGACACATCCTGAGCACCGCTTCGATGGCCGGGCTCACATCCGCTCCCTTTCTCGCCATCTACAACGCCACCAAGCACGCAGTCGTGACGCTCTCGGAAGGTCTGCACAAGGAACTCGATTCCCTCGGTTCCAAATTGAAGGTGTCGGTCGTGTGTCCGGGCTTGATCCAGACGCGCATCATGGATGCAGGTCGGAACCAGCCCGGAGACAAGGGACGCGATCCGGAAAAATCCGAGGCTACGCCGGGCGGCGCACTGATCGAGCAATTCCTGAAGGCCGGAATCGACGATGGCTATCCGCCCTCCAAGGTCGCCGAAGCAATCGTCGAAGCGATCCGCACCGAGAAATTCTACGTGATCCCCTCACAGCCCGAACTCGTCGCCGGTATCGAGGAACGCATGCGCGACGTCGTGGAGCAGCGCAATCCCGGAACTGCAATGCTGTCTCAGCTCCAGGAAGAAGGCGACTGA